The Mastacembelus armatus chromosome 9, fMasArm1.2, whole genome shotgun sequence genome contains a region encoding:
- the bri3bp gene encoding BRI3-binding protein → MKGIRFFVVFLVLSASLLCTGEAGRGRTSNQNSFRRAANGIYQTLSNVFGEDNIRGLYKFFSKTTERFVHGVDSFLDTIWKIWSDLLDVMGIDSSNLSHYFSPTSLTNSPARALLLVAAILLAYWFLSMFLGGFFYLLHVAFGRFFWLARVTLFALSCLYILQKFEGDPERAVLPLCFIMAVYFMTGPVGAYWRRGGGAGSLEEKIDHLDTQIRLLNIRLSRVIDSLERTGEQ, encoded by the exons ATGAAGGGAATCAggttttttgtggttttcttgGTGCTTTCCGCGTCTCTGCTGTGCACAGGCGAAGCTGGCAGGGGCAGAACCAGCAACCAGAACAGCTTCCGACGGGCAGCTAACGGCATCTACCAGACTCTGAGCAACGTTTTCGGAGAGGACAACATCAGAGGCTTATACAAG TTTTTCTCTAAAACAACGGAGCGGTTTGTCCATGGAGTGGACTCTTTTCTGGACACTATCTGGAAGATCTGGTCAGATCTGCTGGATGTGATGGGCATCGACT CCTCAAACCTTAGCCACTACTTCAGCCCCACATCACTCACCAACTCTCCGGCACGTGCACTGCTTCTTGTTGCCGCCATACTCTTGGCCTACTGGTTTCTCTCCATGTTCCTGGGGGGTTTCTTCTACCTGCTGCACGTGGCGTTTGGCCGTTTCTTCTGGCTAGCACGTGTCACCCTCTTTGCCCTGTCCTGCCTCTACATCCTGCAGAAATTTGAAGGCGACCCGGAGCGCGCCGTGCTCCCGCTGTGCTTCATCATGGCTGTGTACTTCATGACGGGGCCCGTGGGAGCGTACTGGCGTCGAGGAGGTGGGGCAGGTTCACTGGAAGAGAAAATCGACCACCTGGACACCCAGATCAGGCTGCTGAACATCAGGCTGAGCCGTGTTATAGACAGCCTGGAACGCACCGGCGAACAGTAA